The sequence below is a genomic window from Verrucomicrobiota bacterium.
TTCGCTGAATACGTTTTGTTCATACCCAGCTAGAACAAACTTTTCGTCCGTTGAACCTCCTGTTTGTCATGCAGGCGTCATGCAGCAGTTGTATACAACCGCATGGCTCAGCTAAGGGATTGAAAATGAAGAAGAAAGATTGGAGCGAGCGAAGGGATTCGAACCCTCGACACTCACGTTGGCAACGTGATGCTCTACCAGGCTGAGCTACGCTCGCTTCCGAACAGGCTCTGAAAGTAAGAGAATCCGTCTGGATTGCAAGCCCAGTTTTTTTGCAGCCGCGCCATCAGTCGAGAGGAGACACGCTGAACATCATCCGCCAATCCTGCTTCGATCCGGCTTGTCCCCTCTTCCTGAACCGACTACGTTCGACCTAGAATCTAACCACTCGATTGACCATGAAAATGCTGATTGTCACTGGTTGTTGGTTCGTGCTATTGGCCATCTGGATCGTTGCCGCCGCCGCCGGAACTTCTGCGGGCAAGGGAACATTGCGTCACATGGTCGCGTTCAAATTCAAGGAGACGGTCACACCGGAGCAAATAAAACAGGTGGAGGACGCCTTCCGCGCGTTGCGAACCAAAATCCCGCAGATCATTTCGTTTGAATGGGGCACCAACATCAGCCCGGAGAAGTTCGACAAAGGTTTCACTCACGGTTACATTCTCGGATTCAAGAACCCCAAGGACCGCGACAGTTATCTGGCCCATCCGGAACACAAGAAATTCGCTGAATTCGCTGGGCCGTTGCTCGCGGATATTTTCGTGATAGATTTCCAGGTGAAGGATTGAGCGTTCCGAAAGGGAGTAATGGAGTGAGGGAACATTACGGCAACACGCCAATAACCAATTCCTTTTTTGGTGCGCTAGAGAGGACTTGAACCTAGACGAGGGCTGTCGCCAGTTTTCGTAAACGTTCATTTCAACCGCATAAACATTGACGGTTGTTCACTTCTACTATTCTCACAACACGAACGCAATAACACCCAAAACGAAACTTTTTTGTCAGGAATTGTCAGGAGTTTTCAGCCCCTCACCAATCTCACCGCGCCGCTACGGCTTTTGATAACGGCTCCAAATTTCGCCAGCATCGCTTGCGCGAGGTGCGAAATTACAGGGCGGGTGTCGAGTTTCTCGTAGCCGGTCTGCGTCGTGCCGACGTTCTCGTATTTGAATCTTTCACCCGGAGGCGCGGCGGTGCGATCCGCAATCAGAAGTTCACGCGCCATCTCGCACGTCGCATCGACGACGGCTTTGGGCACTACGTTGCTTGCGACGGTGCCGCCGTTCCA
It includes:
- a CDS encoding Dabb family protein yields the protein MLIVTGCWFVLLAIWIVAAAAGTSAGKGTLRHMVAFKFKETVTPEQIKQVEDAFRALRTKIPQIISFEWGTNISPEKFDKGFTHGYILGFKNPKDRDSYLAHPEHKKFAEFAGPLLADIFVIDFQVKD